The region CAGATTTCTTGCTATCCTCTTCTAAATTTATTAAGATGTTATTTAGATGTATACATAGAAGAAAAAGATTATGCAGAATAGAATCATGAATCTTTCTAGCAAGTTCTCTGGCAATAATACCTCTTTCTTCAAAAATTGCCAACTTGCATTTCTCCATCTCTAAAGCTAGTCTCTTGTCTAATTCTGTATAATATTTAGAAATCATACTTAAAAATATTGTGATAATTCCAATGGCTATACTAATGTAAATTAGACTATCTAATTCCATCTTACTCACCTATCTATCCTTTATTTATAACTTTTAATGTAATTTTATAATATTTAGAAATAATTTACATCGTACAAAAGACTTATCTAAGTACTACTTTTGGAGTATATCTTGATTAACAGCCATGTGAATATATAAAAAGAGAACCTTAAAGGCTCTCTAAACGTCTCATCTCCTAATTAAATACATAATTTCATAGAAAACAACTTTCTTTACTAGCTTTTTACCTCAAGGATTCCAATCTAACATAGTCTCCTATTTCAGGTTCTACTTCACTGTATAGCAGATCTACAATTGCAGATGCTTCATTTACGCTAGAAACTTCTACTTCACCAATAGGGACTGCAACAGGATCTATAATTCCTTCAATGTTCACCATTTTAAGTAATTCACCTGATTGTCTTACCCTAACGTTATCTATGCTGCCAATATCAATAACCAATCTATTGCCAATAATAGCTGCAACTCTTCCTTCTAAACGCCTTTTATTAGTTCTTAATATATCTGGATTACTTACAATATGATTTGTAAAGTCATCAACAGCTTCATCTATACTTTTTCCTAAAACCGAAGTCCAAAATGCATTTGTTCCAAAAGAAATACCCTCAATATCTGAAATACTTATAGAAGGCTCCATTACTTCAGCTTCACTCCGATGGGAACTTGTTATCTCAGCAGTTGTAGCATCAACTACCCTACCTGTAATAACAACCCTTGCTGCTAACCCTCTTACAGAAATTGGGCCAAAAGAAATTCCTCCTCTTTCCCCTACATTCAATTCAGTTAAAGTAGTAAGAATTAAGGCATCTACTCCTAATATTCTACCAATTCTAGCAGCAGTTTCAGCATCTACCCTGCCAGATTGAA is a window of Halanaerobiaceae bacterium ANBcell28 DNA encoding:
- a CDS encoding CsgG/HfaB family protein; protein product: MIKKISLFSLIFLVFLSLFLINPIPVLAEAPLVAVLPVEEGDFTWKGFRRDEILNGITQLLTDKLVEESGIRVVERTRINDIIEEQDFVQSGRVDAETAARIGRILGVDALILTTLTELNVGERGGISFGPISVRGLAARVVITGRVVDATTAEITSSHRSEAEVMEPSISISDIEGISFGTNAFWTSVLGKSIDEAVDDFTNHIVSNPDILRTNKRRLEGRVAAIIGNRLVIDIGSIDNVRVRQSGELLKMVNIEGIIDPVAVPIGEVEVSSVNEASAIVDLLYSEVEPEIGDYVRLESLR